The Lactobacillus sp. ESL0680 DNA segment AATATCAATTCCAGCAGGAAGTCGTATCAATGTAACTGATGTGAATGGCAAAACGGTTCAGTATAAGCGAGCCAGCAAAGGCTATACCGGTTATGCTAGTCATCAAGAACTAGCAATGGTGAGGGATGAGAAAGCGTGAGTTTGGGAACGGTTGACGACAGCGAGTTTAAGGCATTTACTGACAAGATTACGAATGCCGTAAATAGTGGTCAGTTAAAGCAAGCGATTGGTGAGAGTGCTGGTAGAATTGGTCAACAATCACTTAAGCAGTTTAAAGCTAATACGCCAGTTGATACTGGTACTTTAAGGCGTTCTTGGACTGTGTCTGGTCCGCATTATGGCGGCATGAGCTGGGACATTAAACTTAGCAACAATGCTGAATACTCGTCTTTTGTTGAGAATGGTCACCGAACTCGTGGTGGTGGCAGTTGGGTACCAGGACAATTTTTTATGGAGAAGTCAAAAACGCAAATCGAAAGTCAATTGCCATTCTTGATTACACCAGTATTAGTTAAGTTTAGGAACCTATTATCATGACAATTACAGAGCGCATAGCAAATGAAATAGCAGTGATCTTTCCAGATGCAGTAATTTATACAGAAAACCAAGACAGCAACTTTCAGGAGCCGTCTTTTTTTATCCAGAAAATTCTAACTGCAACTACACCACTGCTGTTTGAGAATCAGGATCGAAAATATCACTACCAGTTAGTGTATTTTCCTAATTCTGACCATCCAAATGCAGATATGGAGCGTGTGGAAGACAAGCTGTTAGATAAATTTACGCAGCTATCAGGTTTTGCCGATATTCATAATCGTGAATTTGACATTGATACAGCTAACACTGTGTTAGAAGTTAAATTCGAGGTTTGGACTTGGGCAATTAAGCAAGATAGAACTATTAAACAAAGAAAGGTAGATGTAAATGGCGGAGTCAAAGAATGAGACAGTGCAGGAAAAACCGTTTAGCACTGTTATTAAGCAAGAAAACAGGTTTACGAAGAAAGCTATTCTTAATAGTAACCTGTTTGAAACCGTTGATAAAGATATCTTACGAACTGTTTTAAACGATAGTAAGACATACACGGTTGAAGAATTACAAGCAGCAATTAAGAAATTTAAAGGAGGAATTTAAATGGCAGGCGGAACATGGAAAACGCAGAATAAGCGGCGTTCAGGAGCATATGTCAATGTTAAGGGCATTGCCCAACCGACTTCTGATTCTAGTTTAGGTAGAACATTAATATTAAGTAATGCGCAATTAGGCTGGGGCAAGAAAGGCGTTATTGAAGTACATAATGATAGTAACTTCAAAGAGTTACTAGGGACAACAATTGATGATCCAAAACTGATGGCATTGAAACAGGTACTAAAGGGGGCTGAAACAGTCCTCTTTTTAAATACCAACGATGGCGTACGGGCAAGTTTGTCTGATCCAGCATTACCTTGGAAGTTCGAAGCAACTTACCCCGGAACTAAGGGTAATGACATCAGTATTTCAGTTGAAAAGGATCCAAATAATACGACTAATATCACAGTTACAACACTGTTTGGTACTGAAATTGTTGATGAGCAGACAATTACTACGACAACAGGCAATAACTTACTTGCTAATGATTATGTTATTCCGACAATGACTGAACAGGATAATGGTCAAGCTAAACTAGAAGCAATTAGTGCAGCAGCCAGCTACAAGTTAACTGGTGGGACAACAACGCCAGCTAATACCGAGGACCTGATGAGCGATGCAATGGAGACAGAAAACTATTCGGTTGTCACAACAGCTGGTTATCCAGAAGACAGTAATATTCATGCGTTACTGGTTACAACGGTTAAGCGTCTAAGAGATACCGAGGGAATGAAGATTCGCGGTGTGATTCCGGCAAGTTCAAGTATCAACAACGTCAATTACGAAGGCATTTCAGTTGTTGCCAATGGCTTAACGCTAAGCGATGGCACTGCTTTATCTGTGACTGATGCCACTGGCTATTTTGCTGGTCTGTCTAGTTCAGTTGATGGTTCAGCCTCACTGACTTATACAGAAATTGAAGATGCAATTAGTGCTAATCCACGGTTGAACAATGAGAAAACTATCGCGGCATTGAATGCTGGTCAGATTGTCTTTTCAACACGACCAGGTCAACGAGTTGTAATTGAGCAGGACATCAATTCACTGACTAAGTTTACTAAGGATAAGCCTAAGAGCTTCAGTAAGAATAAAGTTCTACGGGTATTGGACGAGATTGCGACAGATACTGAACAAGCATTTGAGAAATCTTACTTAGGCAAAGTTGGCAATAACGCCGCTGGCCGTGACCTGTTTAAAGCTAACCGAGTAAGCTATTTGCAAGGCTTAAACGACAGTAACGTAATTCAAGACTTTAGTGCAACTGATATTACAGTTAATCCGGGCGAAGACAGTGATTCCGTTGTTGTTGACTTGGCAGTAAAGCCTGTGGATGCAATGGAGAAACTCTACGTCACGATTAATGTAGGATAGGAGGAAGAACATGCCCTTAGAAGCAAGTGATTTTTTAAATGGTAGAAACGCGATTTCTACAAAAGAAGCAACTGTAACCTTAACGATTGCTGGACAAGTCTATAAGATGATTGAATGTAACGAGTTTACAGCCAAATTGGAAAAGAAGAAGGAAGATATTCAAACTCTCGGAACGCACTGGAAGCGGAAGAAGACTACTTCTATTGAAGGAACTGGAACGCTGAGCGGCTACCTGATTAACTCTAATTGGATTAAGCAAGCAATGCCGTACGTTCAAAATGGACGTGACTTGTACTTTGATATTACGTTAACGATTGAAGACCAAACGACTGATTGGGGTAAGCAGGTTGTTCAACTCAATAACGTCAATCTTGACACCATTCCGATTGCTGATTTCAAGGCTGATGATGGTGTAATGGAAGTCAAGTCTGACTTTTCGTTCGAAGGCTTTAGCTTAATCAATGAATTTAATGGCAGTTTACAATAAGGAGAATAAATTATGACTGAAAATATCAATGACTTTTTAATGAAGAACGTAGAAAATCCCGTTAAAACGGAAAACGTTAAATTTAAACGTTTTAAATCGCCGTTTAAAATTAAGTCATTATTGGCTGAAGATGTTACTAGATTGCGGAATCAAGCAACTAAGCAGACGTTAAACAGTAAGACACACCAATACGAAGCGCAAACTGACCAGAATAAATTTACTGATTTAATTGTTGAAGCAAGTGTGGTATCGCCAGACCTCCACAATGCAGAACTGATGAAAAGTTATAGTGTAGTTGATGGCGACGCAGCAAAACTACTGCAAAGAATGTTAACGATTGGCGAATACAGTGAACTTGCTGACCGGATTATGAAGATTTCGGGTATTGAAGACGCCGAAGCAGTGAAGAATACGGCAAAAAACTAATTGAAAACTCAGTTGGCGACTTTGGTGCTTATCACTACGTGCTTAATGAATATCATTGGACACCGAAACAATGGATAGAATTGAGTTCACGAGAACAAGCGCTGATTATTGCATCAATTGAAGTTCGTCAGCAGCATGAAAAAGAAGAAGTTGAGAAAATGAAACGGGAGAGCAAGGCGTAAGGTCTTGCCTCTTTTTGTTATTGCAAGAAAGGAGGTAAATATATGGGAGTAATTGAAACTACAATCCGCTTGAATGACGCTTTTAGTGGGACGCTAAGAAAGCTTGAATCAGGTTCGAGCGGCTTCGACAAGCTAAAGGGTGCCTTAAATGGTGGCAACATGTTTGGTAATGCGACAAAGCAATCTAACGGATTTTTCAAGTCAATGGTTGGCGCGCAAGTTGTCGGCAGTACGATTAGCAAAGGTATGGCGTTAGCTGGTAATGGTATAAGAGGTATGCTGCAAGAATTAAATCAATCAAGTATTGCTTGGCAAACGTTTGAAGGCAATATGCATCAGATTGGTAAAACCCCCGCACAAATTGCTAAAGCTAAGGCGTCTATGGCTGATTATGCAGCTAAGACAATCTATGATGCGACTGATATGTCATCTACTTATAGCCAATTAGCTTCTGTAGGTGTTAAAAATACTGGTAAGCTAGTAACTGGTTTTGCTGGTTTAGCTGCATCAGCCCAAGATCCAGTTCAAGCAATGAAAACTTTGAGTCAACAGGGTACACAAATGGCTGCTAAGCCAATGGTCCAATGGCAAGACTTTAGATTAATGTTAGAGCAAGCACCAGGTGGTATTTCAGCTGTTGCTAAAGCAATGGGCATGAGCGAACGACAGATGGTTGCCCAAGTTCAAAAAGGCACAATTAAGACTGATGAATTTTTTAAAGCGGTTGAACGAGCTGGTAACAATGCTAACTTTACTAAAATGGCCACAAAATTTAAAACTGTAGGGCAAGCAATTCAAGGAATTAAAGAAAATCTAGCTTATCAATTAATTAAGCAGTTTCAACGATTTAGTAAAGTAGGAATTGATGCACTTGATAAAGTCAACGATAAAATTAATCGATTTGATTTTAATAAATTAGGTGATAAGGCTATGGCGGTCTTTAACAAGATTAGAAGTGCAGCTAGTAATATATTTAAAGGCTTTAATTCAACTGGAGCATTGTCAGCAATACAAGGCATGTTTCAAGACATTGGTAAAACAATAGGTTCACTAAGTAAAAAAGCTTCATCTGGTGGTAAAGGAAATTTATTTACGCAAATTGGGAAAATAGGTGGTGGTGCAATTAGAGGAGCGGCTAATGCAATAGATGGCATAGCTAGAGCAATTAGCAAAATGGATCCTGGGACATTAAAAGCTTTGGGTGCTGCATTAGTAATTTTAAAGACAGGTATGAAAGGACTAGTATTTGGTGCATTAATAGCAGGATTAAATAAATTAGGTAAACTTAAACCCGACCAGATAAAGCAAGTTGCGACTGCTATTAAGGTTTTGGCAGGTGCATTTCTGGCTTTTAAAATTGGAAAGGGCATTATAAATACTATTTCTTCGGTTGGTAATGCGTTTGATAAACTTAAAGGTTTGAAAAACATTTTTGGCAAGAGTAAAGAAATTAAAACACCTAAAATTGAAGCGCCAGATATTAATGCTATAACTAAACCATTTGAAGGTTTATCTAATCTTGCAAGTGGAATTTTAAAATTTTCTGTTGCTTTGCTTGCAGTTGCTGCTGCAGTTTGGGTATTTGCTCAAGCTGCTGCTACATTGAATAGTAGCGGCGGATTAACAATGTTTTTAGGAATGATTATTGGTATTAGCGGGTTAATGATTGTGGCTTCAGGCCTTGGCTCGGCTTTAGAGATAGCTTTACCAGGTATTTTAGGCTTTTCAGCTGCAATTTTATTAATTGGCGCGGCAATAGCTATTGCAACTCCCGGTATTAGTGCTTTGTCGGGATTAGTAAGGTCAATTGGTAGTGCAGTAACAAGCGTTATTAATGCAATAGCTGGCGCTTTGCCAGGAGTAGTTGCTGTAATTAATTCGGTAGCTTCTGGAATAAAAAATATTATTTCTCAGTTAGGACAATCAATTTCTCAGGCAGTCAATTCGATAGGGCAAAATGTCGGTCGAATAGCGAATACCATTGGTAAGTCAATTTCTGGAGTAATAAATAGCGTTGGACGATCAATTTCGAATGTAATTAAGTCCATTACAGGTGGAATTAAGGGAATTCTTGAGGGAATAGCTGACACCATTAAATCTGTTGGACAATCCGCAAAATATGCTGGTCAAGGTGTGAGTTTAATGGCTAGTGGTATGAAAGAACTATCTGGAATTGGTATAGGTAGAGTAGGTGCTATATTTGCAGAAATTGTGACAGGAGCTAAGAAATTAGGTGATACAGGTTCAAATGTTTCGAAAGCAGGTAACGGTGTGTCTAGGTTTGTTTCTGGATTAAAATTAGCTGCTTCTGCTTTAAAATCATTAAAAGCTAATAGTAAAATTTCAATTAGTATAAAAAAGCCTAAAACTTTTAAATTACAATTACCTAAAACTAAATCCTTACATATTACAATTGCCAAACCAAAAATCCCAACACCTAAAGCGCCAAAGATTAAAACTTTGCACGTTAAAGTCGCAAGACCGGTTATTCCCCAGCCTAGAATGCCTAAATTGAGAAACATTCCAGCCCCTCATGTAGGCAGACCGTCAATGGTAGGTGTTGTTTCTGCAGTTAGATCAGGTATGAATCAAGCAGTATCAGCCGTAAGGAGTGGTGGTAATCGGATGGTTGCCGCTGTTCAATCGGCTGTTTCAAGAGCTGCTGCTGTTGCTAGAAGTGGCGCAGGTGCAATGCAATCAGCCGGAGCTATGATTGGCGCTGGACTTGCTGCCGGAATACGTTCAGAAATTGGTGCAGTAGCTGCGGCAGCCGATGCATTAGTTGCACAAGCTGATCGGGCGGCACGTGCAAAAGCAAAAATTCATTCACCATCAAGGCTATTTGCTGAAGTTGGTAGTTTTATCGGTCAAGGTATGGCTTTGGGAATGAATAAAACTACCGGTTTAGTTAGTGCTGCAGGAGCAGGATTAATTGATGCCGCCAACACTGGTAGCAGTGTGGGTGTTAATTATACTGGTTCTGGCTCAATTACACCGGCCAGCTTGACACGCAGTCAGGTATTTTCTACTCGTAATAACAGTAGTAATAGTAGCCACGCTGTTACGATTGCCAAAGGTGCCATTGTAATTAATGGCTCAAGCAAACCACAACAAACGGCTGATGAAATTATGACAGCTATTGAAAAGCGCATGGTTGAAATTGATAATAGGAGGCTTTAATGGACAATAACGATAAGTTCGCCGTGTATCTAACCAACTATGCTAATAATGAGACTATTGAATTACCGCTTAATCCAAGTGACCTAAAAATCAAGTATGAGTCTGATGATAAGACGCAAACGGTAATTAATCTGGGTGAAATCAATCAACTTGGCCCACTGAAACTTAGTACTATCGAAATAGAAAGTACGTTTCCTAAAGACGACCATTTTGTTTCAACTGCTGATTTTCAAGAGCCAACCTATTACATTGATTGGCTGAAAGAAATTCAGAAGAGTAAAGGTCGAGTACAGCTGGTAGTTGCTTCGACTGAATTAAGTAGGACAATGACAATTGCTAGTTTTGAACCGGGCTTTAAAGATGGCTATGATGGCGAATATACTTATACTTTGGAACTTAAGGATTACCGCAAGGCGAGCTATAAGAAAGTTAAGAAAAAGAAGAAAAAGCGTAAGTCAGGTCATAGCAAGCACCGCAATAGCCCTGCTAAGAAGATTGGCAGAGGCTCAACAGTAATTGTGAATGGTAGATTGCACTTAGATAGTGACGGACGTGGAGCGGGTGCTTACGAGAAAAATGCAAAGCGTAAGATTACCAACATTGCAACGGGCCACAAGTACCCAATTCATGTTTCAACGCTATCAGGTGGCGCTCGTGGTTGGGTCAAGAAAGGTGATGTGAAAAGAGCATGATAACCTTTTTTCAAATTTGGTCACGAGATAAAAAGAAAGGTTACGATGTTAAAAACATTGTCGCTAATCCGAAATGGACAACAGATCTGAACTTTTCTGCTGGGCAATTAGATTTTGATTTGGTTTATCAAGATAAGACTTACTTGCCAGCACTTGGCAGCATTGTTAAATTTTATTGGGATCATAAAAAGGTCTTTTATGGCTATGTTTTTAAGGCAGAACTTAAAAGCGATAAGACGGTTAATATTACAGCTTACGACAAGACGCGATATTTAAAGAACCAAGATTCTATCGTGTGGAAGACAGGAACAATTGCTGACCGTTTTACTAATGTCTGCAAGCGAGCTGGCATCAGTCACAAAGTAGTTGACCGACCGAAGCATAAGGTAGCTGCGGAAGTTTGTGACGGTAAGTCATACTTCGATATGCTTAAAAGCGCAATCAAGAAAACATTGCGTGCAACAGGACACATGTATTTCATTTATGCTAATTACTCACGGATTGAATTGTGCCGAGCGCCGCGTAAAAAGCTTAAGCTGATTTTGGATGGTGACTCAGGGATGACAGATTTCACATATTCTAAGGACATTGATAACACGGCAAACGTAGTCAAAATCGTTCAAAAGAATGAAAAGAAATCCAAGTCTAAGACAGCCACAGCTAAGAGTGATGATCCTAAAAGAACGAGTTTTAAAACGGTAACTAAAAAGATGCCGAGCGTTAAGCGTTGGGGCAAATTGCAGATTACAGAAAACAAGAAAAATAAAGCTAATCATGCACAGATGGTTAAGCAAGCGAAGAATGTTTTGAAGCAAAAAGACTTAGCCAATAAAACTTTGACGATAGATTGCATTGGCAACCTTGATTTAGTGGCAGGTAATTCGGTTGAAGTAAAAATCAAAGGCTACAAGACGATCAAGAATTGCGGTATTTTAAAGGCAACGCATAATTTTGGTACAGATTATAATTGTGAATTAGAAATGAAGGTGATGTCGTCATGGCTGGCGAGCGACTCTGGCGAATGATGCATGAGCGTGGCGGTTCAGATAATGAATACTGTGACATTGTTTATGGCACGGTTGATTCAGTTGACCCACTGAAAGTGCAGTTAGCTAACGACATGATTTTGACCGATGATTTTATCGTTCTGGGCAAAAACATCGGCAAGATTGTACTAGATTCTAAGGCTAAGATTTATGCGCATAGTGACCAGGTGGGTAGTGTTTCGGGTAATCGTCCAGAAATTATTGAGAAGGTTAGATATGAATTGGACAATAGTTTAAAGGCTGGTGATAAGGTGACCATGATCCGTATGGATGGTGGTCAGCAATTTTATCTATTTGAACGTGAACCGAAAGTCAAATTGAAATTGACATAGTAAAATAATTCTCTTTTATATATAATGAAAATGTTGGCTGAAAAACCAACTAGCCTATAAGTAGGAAGTGAGTTAGATGACTCGCAGAGATTACCGTAAGGCAAGCAAAAAAGCCAACCGCAAGGTAAACTTTAATCGGTTTACTAATGTGGTTAGCTTTCTAGCGAGTCTTGCAACAATCTTGAGCTTGTTACTCCAATTGTTCCAACTTTTTAGGTAACAAGCAAAGGGGAAGCGGGAACGTTTCCCTTTTGCTGTAATTATAGCAAAAACTAAGGATTATTCAAATGAAAAAACATGAGACTCGATGGCAAATAATAAAATTAATCTTGGATATAATTATTATAATTTTGGCAGGGATTCTTATTTACGAAAGAATAAGGAGGTGGTAAGTAGTGGACGATGATGATGTGATTATTGATGAAGACGACGACTTAGATACAGTTGACGAAGACCAAGATAATGATGAAGAAGTAGAAGAAGATCAACCGACTTTGACTTTTTTATTAAAAATGGACGAATTCGTAATAAAGTTGACGAATTATCAGCAATGGTTCAGGCAGTCGATAAAATCTTAAAAACTGAACGCTTTGTCTATCCAATTTATAGTGACCAGTACGGCAACGACTTACCAGATTTATTCGGTAAGTCGTTTTCTTATGCTCGTGTTGAAATCAAGCGAATGCTGAAAGAAGCACTACTTGATGATGACCGAGTAACTAAAGTGACGATTGACAGCATTAAGCAGTCGGACAGCACTACACTCGCAGTGACTGGAATTTGCACCACAATTTATGGGGATGTGCCAATAGAAAGTGAAGTGAAGATAAGTGACACCAGATGAGTTAGCAGCGGAATTTGAAGAACACGATGTAGATTATTATATGGAAGAAATGCTGGATGCAGTACCAGACAACATTGATAAGCGTGAGGGTTCGGTAATTTATGACGCAATTGCACCTGCTGCTTTGGTTATGGCACAAGAGAATCAACGTATGGCAATGATTATCAAGGAGACATACGTGAGAACCGCTGAGGGTGAATTCTTGGATTATCGGGCGCAAGAGCGAGGTACTAATAGATACCCAGCGACGCAAACAGAGGTCAAAGCGAAGATAACTGATAGCGACGGCAATGCAATTAATAATGTAGAAATAGGCGACCAATTCGCAAGTGTTGGTGAAACGCCTATTTTTTATACCGTCACACAGATTTATGATGACTTAACGGTTGCAATGACTGCTGATGATCCGGGAACAACTCCTAATGGCTATCTAGGACAAATTCTACCAGTTACGCCAAATGATGAATTGTCCTGGGCAGAGATCACAGAAATTATTGCACCAGCACGCGATGAAGAAACTGACGACCACTTACGAGCAAGACTGTTGGGCTCAGATGATTGGATTGCCTACGGTGGCAATGTGGCGGATTATCTAGCAATGACTAGCAAGATTACCGAAGTAGGTGCAACGCAAGTTTATCCCGTTTGGAATGGTGCAGGAACAGTTAAGCTGGTCATTCTGAATAACGATTTAATGCCAGCTAATCAAGATTTAATTACAAAGGTTAAAAGCCTGATTGACCCTACCGACGGTGAAGTTCAAGGCTATGGCTTGGCCCCAATTGACCATCAGGTTACCATAACTGCACCCACAGCCTTTACCGTTGATATTGCGACAAACATTCAGATTGACAGTCAGCATAGTGTAGACGTAGTTAAACAGCAAATTAATGACCAATTATCCGAGTACTTTAAGAATTTGCGAGCAAGCTGGAATTTAATTGATCCTAAGACAGGACGCGGTTATGCTATGATGATTTACCGATCGAAAATATTGTCGCAAATTATGCAAATTGAAGGCGTGATGAACGCCACAATTCCTAGCTTGAATTGTGCGGATAGCGATATTAAGTTAGTGTTTGATAATGATACTTCGCAATTACCTATCTTGGGGACGGTGACACTGAATGAGTAATAACTTGATGAATTATTTACCAGATTACTATCAAGACGTTTACGAGATGCAGGCAATTATGCATGCACACGGGCAGGTCTTAGATGAGTTTGAAAGTAAACAAATTCGGACGCTGCTCAATCAATTTGTGACACAGACTGATAGTAAAGGTATTGCGGTATTTGAAAATCAGGTTGGTGTGCAACCAAGTCCAGGTGATGATTTAGCTACTAGGCAGAATCGGGTGCTGATGCACTTGCTGCCACCTAGACCGATAACGATTAGATATTTGCGAGAATTGTTTAATACTTTGAAAATACCAGTCAATATCACAATTGATTATGGTAAGCGTGATGCAATTATTGAAGGTAATAGTAGCAGTATTACAGATGCTCAGATTGACAATATCAGATATATTCTAAATGTTTATTTGCCAGCTAACATGCTTTACGAAATCAAGATTGCTTTGAAGCAGGCATTGATTGGCACTGATTTATTTATTGGCATTGGTATGAAGTCAAAAGTAACAACGGTAGTAGATGCAAATGTGTCGCAGTTTTTTAATTAAGGAAGTGATGAAAATTGTCAAAATATAATAAGACCGTGCTGACGAATGCGGGGATTGATTTAGCTAGAAAAGTTAACGCTGGGCAGGCCAAATTCAGCATTACTAAAGCAGCTACTAGTTCAGAGAACTTGTCTGATAAAAGCATTGCTGATTTGCAGAACATGACTGAATTGCCCAGTGTCATGCAATACGGTGTGATTACTGATGTTGAAGATTCAGCGTTAGATAAAGATACCGTAATTGGCATGGACTTGAAGTTTAATAACAAGGACCTGGCACATGGCTACAGTGTCAATGCTATTGGCCTATATGCCAAAGAAGATGGTTCGGATAACGAATTTCTGTATGCTATCACGACAGCTGTTGATCCAGAACATATGCCTGACTTTAACAACAAGGCGATGTTCCAGTTCAACGTAACCATATATGTGGTAGTTGGACGGTCTAGCAATGTAACAATTAATGTTACTGAAGAAGGTGTTGCTGCTAAGAAATATGTTGATGACGAGCTTGAGAAAAAGGTCGATAAGACTACTTATGATAAGGATAAGAAGCAACTTGAAGACGGCATTAAAGATGCTGGAAAAGTAGACAGTGTAAACTTAATTAAGCCGGATCCTATTTCTAAAAACGTTTCGCTTACTTCTGAAAATATACCGCACTACAATAGTTCGGTTAAACAAACACTAGATAGTTTAAACAACGGTAAAGCTGAAACAGTAAATGGCATTGCAGTAGACGGTAATAAAAATATTAGTGTTCCTGTATTTGCTAATAATTTGCTTGAAGGTACAAGTGACCAATTACAATCTATTGGTGGCAATGGACTTTTAAGCCAAACGAAAGTTCCAGTAACAGTTGGTGACATTATTACAGCTACAGTTTGGATTGATAATTCCAACGGAACTGATGATGAAAAAATCTCTGTTTGGGCGTTGAACAGTACGAGCACATCACTTTTTATGGTATCGGGTAATGTGATATCTAAAGGAGCACAAGGCTGGTCAACAGTGAAAACTACTGTAAGCAATTCTAGTGCTGCTTTTTATACAGTACATATCAGTGGACCAGCTACTAGTTACAAAGAGACAAAGCTTGCTAAGTGGCAAGATGCTAATACGTCACCAGATATGACATGGTTGCCGAATCCTGATGATAAAGCAAGTAAGCAGGATGTGACAGATGCGGAAAGTAATGTGAAGCAATATGCAGATAGTGCTGCAAAAACTGCTCAGTCTAATGCCGAGCAGTATGCTAATGAAAAATTTAGTCAGGTGCCTAAAACTGACTTATCAAATTACTACAATAAGCAAGAAACCGATAAGCAGATTACAAATGCAGTAAAGGTTACCAGTATTAACGGTGGCACTGGTGACGTAAAAATTGGTGGGACTAACTTATTCATTAAATCAACACTTCAGCATGGTTGGCTAGACCATAACCAGACGGATAATGGTGGCATTTCAAACAGCGAAGCAGACTATCATACGGACTATATTTATGTGGCAGGTAAAGAAAATTTTACGCTGACTTTCTACCAGCCAAGTGATTATTTAAAAAGCCATTACTTTAATGCTCAGATTGACCTATGTGATGGTAATAAAGCTTGGCTTGCTAGCGTAAATACTGGTTCTGGTAACTGGTCAGTAAATGATGACAAGATTTACTTACAGTTTAGCGCAGTACCAAGCACGGTCTATATCAGAGTGTCTGTCAACTACGGTAATGATAATGAAATGCTTCAGTCTCATACTAAGCTAGAGTATGGAACAATCTTGACAGATTGGTCACCGGCTCCAGAAGATATGGTTACTGACAAAGATTTTAAGCAGTTTAAGCAAGACAATCAGAATGCTTTAAACGGCAAAGCTAACAGTAATGACGTTTACCAAAAAGTTGAAGCAAATAATTTGCTGGCACAAAAAGCTCCGTCAACCGTTGATGGTCATGACGTGGCACACTTACTGCACAACTTCATAAGTCTATGGGGCGGCGATGCTGAACGTGAGCCACAAATCAACGGCAATTCTACTCATTTTTTCGATCAAGTTGAGTTGGTTGGTAGGGTACTCACCTCCAGTGGATTTTTTGCAACAGACA contains these protein-coding regions:
- a CDS encoding HK97 gp10 family phage protein; this encodes MSLGTVDDSEFKAFTDKITNAVNSGQLKQAIGESAGRIGQQSLKQFKANTPVDTGTLRRSWTVSGPHYGGMSWDIKLSNNAEYSSFVENGHRTRGGGSWVPGQFFMEKSKTQIESQLPFLITPVLVKFRNLLS
- a CDS encoding DUF6838 family protein, which produces MTITERIANEIAVIFPDAVIYTENQDSNFQEPSFFIQKILTATTPLLFENQDRKYHYQLVYFPNSDHPNADMERVEDKLLDKFTQLSGFADIHNREFDIDTANTVLEVKFEVWTWAIKQDRTIKQRKVDVNGGVKE
- a CDS encoding phage tail sheath family protein; this translates as MAGGTWKTQNKRRSGAYVNVKGIAQPTSDSSLGRTLILSNAQLGWGKKGVIEVHNDSNFKELLGTTIDDPKLMALKQVLKGAETVLFLNTNDGVRASLSDPALPWKFEATYPGTKGNDISISVEKDPNNTTNITVTTLFGTEIVDEQTITTTTGNNLLANDYVIPTMTEQDNGQAKLEAISAAASYKLTGGTTTPANTEDLMSDAMETENYSVVTTAGYPEDSNIHALLVTTVKRLRDTEGMKIRGVIPASSSINNVNYEGISVVANGLTLSDGTALSVTDATGYFAGLSSSVDGSASLTYTEIEDAISANPRLNNEKTIAALNAGQIVFSTRPGQRVVIEQDINSLTKFTKDKPKSFSKNKVLRVLDEIATDTEQAFEKSYLGKVGNNAAGRDLFKANRVSYLQGLNDSNVIQDFSATDITVNPGEDSDSVVVDLAVKPVDAMEKLYVTINVG
- a CDS encoding phage tail tube protein yields the protein MPLEASDFLNGRNAISTKEATVTLTIAGQVYKMIECNEFTAKLEKKKEDIQTLGTHWKRKKTTSIEGTGTLSGYLINSNWIKQAMPYVQNGRDLYFDITLTIEDQTTDWGKQVVQLNNVNLDTIPIADFKADDGVMEVKSDFSFEGFSLINEFNGSLQ
- a CDS encoding tape measure protein gives rise to the protein MGVIETTIRLNDAFSGTLRKLESGSSGFDKLKGALNGGNMFGNATKQSNGFFKSMVGAQVVGSTISKGMALAGNGIRGMLQELNQSSIAWQTFEGNMHQIGKTPAQIAKAKASMADYAAKTIYDATDMSSTYSQLASVGVKNTGKLVTGFAGLAASAQDPVQAMKTLSQQGTQMAAKPMVQWQDFRLMLEQAPGGISAVAKAMGMSERQMVAQVQKGTIKTDEFFKAVERAGNNANFTKMATKFKTVGQAIQGIKENLAYQLIKQFQRFSKVGIDALDKVNDKINRFDFNKLGDKAMAVFNKIRSAASNIFKGFNSTGALSAIQGMFQDIGKTIGSLSKKASSGGKGNLFTQIGKIGGGAIRGAANAIDGIARAISKMDPGTLKALGAALVILKTGMKGLVFGALIAGLNKLGKLKPDQIKQVATAIKVLAGAFLAFKIGKGIINTISSVGNAFDKLKGLKNIFGKSKEIKTPKIEAPDINAITKPFEGLSNLASGILKFSVALLAVAAAVWVFAQAAATLNSSGGLTMFLGMIIGISGLMIVASGLGSALEIALPGILGFSAAILLIGAAIAIATPGISALSGLVRSIGSAVTSVINAIAGALPGVVAVINSVASGIKNIISQLGQSISQAVNSIGQNVGRIANTIGKSISGVINSVGRSISNVIKSITGGIKGILEGIADTIKSVGQSAKYAGQGVSLMASGMKELSGIGIGRVGAIFAEIVTGAKKLGDTGSNVSKAGNGVSRFVSGLKLAASALKSLKANSKISISIKKPKTFKLQLPKTKSLHITIAKPKIPTPKAPKIKTLHVKVARPVIPQPRMPKLRNIPAPHVGRPSMVGVVSAVRSGMNQAVSAVRSGGNRMVAAVQSAVSRAAAVARSGAGAMQSAGAMIGAGLAAGIRSEIGAVAAAADALVAQADRAARAKAKIHSPSRLFAEVGSFIGQGMALGMNKTTGLVSAAGAGLIDAANTGSSVGVNYTGSGSITPASLTRSQVFSTRNNSSNSSHAVTIAKGAIVINGSSKPQQTADEIMTAIEKRMVEIDNRRL
- a CDS encoding late control protein D; amino-acid sequence: MITFFQIWSRDKKKGYDVKNIVANPKWTTDLNFSAGQLDFDLVYQDKTYLPALGSIVKFYWDHKKVFYGYVFKAELKSDKTVNITAYDKTRYLKNQDSIVWKTGTIADRFTNVCKRAGISHKVVDRPKHKVAAEVCDGKSYFDMLKSAIKKTLRATGHMYFIYANYSRIELCRAPRKKLKLILDGDSGMTDFTYSKDIDNTANVVKIVQKNEKKSKSKTATAKSDDPKRTSFKTVTKKMPSVKRWGKLQITENKKNKANHAQMVKQAKNVLKQKDLANKTLTIDCIGNLDLVAGNSVEVKIKGYKTIKNCGILKATHNFGTDYNCELEMKVMSSWLASDSGE